GCCATTTCTCAAGACAATAATCGTGCATCAAGCGACGGCTTCGAATTTTATGAGTACATAACACCCATCTTCTTGGCaaattcatcatcatcttcttcctcctcatcAACGTATTCCTCTACAGCATCTCCATTTTCGCCATCATCATACATTACATATTCCTCCTCACCCATTTGCTCATAATCGAACTCCTTGTCTCTCTGCTCATAGGGTTCAGATTCCAGACCCACTCCATCATCACCAAGTTCTCCATCTTCAGCTTCTGGCTTGCTAGGAACAGATTGCTGGTCAGAACTAGAGCTGGCTAGCTTACCCTCTCCTGCTTCCATCGTGTGAACTGAAATAGGCTTATCAACCTCCTTGTGATTTCCAATCGGAGTAATGTGCCCATCAGTTGCACCCTCTTTTTCTTCCTGATTTTTATCTCCTATGACACTTTCAATGCCCGATGAATTCCTACCCACGGCAGTTCCACTAGTTTCACGTCTCTTCCGTTTTAGAATCTCTTGTAGTGGCTTAGGTCCTTCAAATGAAAGATCATTTTCACTCTGTTGATGCCAATCATTCatctcactttttctcttGCCAAGTGCTTGTTGATCAGTCACATGCTGCCTACTAGAATCAGCATTTTTCTGGTTCTTCAATTCTGCTAGGCTTTTTGGTTTAGCAAAATCCCCATTATTCTCACCTACAAAGTCTCTTCTTGAGTCTGGACCTCGATAATTCTTTGCACCATCATTAGAAGCTTCTTCAGGCCTTCCTTTTATTCTGTCACGGATCCTTCCTGATTGTGATGCAATACGATCAGTAGTCCTAATCATATCCCTATTGTTTGGAGAAGGCGATCTTTCAGGAAGTCGTATTCTCCCTCGAAGGCGACCGCCAAGAGAATTCTCCCGCAAGGTATTATGTTGCTCATCCCTATGTGAACTCCTGTATGTTCTATCTCTTACATGCACATCACGGTCATGTTCATGACTAATGACAGATCTTAAACCATTAGGCCTCTTATGCTTTGCTAAACGGTGCCTGAGATCATGTTCATCAACTTGACCATGACTCTCTTGCCGACCATATGGCCTCCTTTCATGATAAGACCCTCCAGACATCCTCTCAGAAGTTCTGTGCTGCTCCCAAGCATACTGTCCCTTACGGTGTTCCAGTGAGTCGTAACCATGACGACCCCGAGAATTTTCATCATCAACAGCAGCAATCAAGCTGTAATCAGCAGAGCGGCCAATTTCATATTCACTTCCAGGTTCATGTTCTCTCGACATCCCGTATCGATCTTCACCTGGATAGTACTCAGAATCTCTTCCATCATCATCTACAAGAACATCAAATCCAGGAGACGGCTCCCTTGAAACTTCCTCTGCATCATTATTGTTCATGCTTTCAGGTTCATCCAACAGGTGAGATTGCTGAGTACGATTGGACCAGCTGATGGGGTGCCCGTTAGATACAGGAGTAGAGGTCCTGTACCCGGAGAATACATTACTGACTGATGTTTGTGGAGCCTTCCTGCTTACAGCATATTCATATCTAGGAGCAGTAGATTCCACTGCAGCCAGTGGTTTTGTCCGTGTAGTATCATTGAGTGATTTAGCTACATTTATAGGTGTAACCTTCTGTTGCAAAGTCTTGTCAACTCCACTGGAAGGGTTACTTATATTCGCAGGTTCAACAGCAGATCCAGTTGCTGGAACAGGCATGGATTTGGTATTTGAGGCACTTGGCGCATGAAGAAAAGGACACCAATCACCTTTTAAACAGTGccctttttgaaaaaatacgCATGGCGCAGCTGGCTTGGCGAAGGCAGTTGGGACATGTGATGGACCTGGAACAGCCTGAAGCACAGGTGCAGAGGGTCCAGTAGATGTTGGGCCTTGGGTTCCCAGATATCCTTCAAGAGGCTGGAGAGCAAAAAAGTAAACAGATAGAAGGGTTATCAAGCGACACAATGTAACAAAATACCAGATACATCATGTTCAGGCTCATCCAGGACAAGTCATAACAGAAAGGAAGTTATCTATATAAGGAAATGTATCAAACTAACCGGATGACGGAATGCACATTTCGGATTCAAGCAGTTACCATTCAACCAGTACCAACAGTCCCTTGGATTTACCCGTGCAACATCACTATGGCGATACTCACATTCGCTTCCCTGTCGGAAGAACTCAGatatgtaaataattattgaagtaAATGTTATTCCATGGTACGTGACATCATCACTACACTCGATCTTTGAATGTGTAAAACTGAATTTAAAGTAACTTCTGATCCAATTAGAAATAAGTGCGTATACTGGTAAAAAATGCCAGTTGATTACTGTATGAACAAATTTTCTAAGGG
The genomic region above belongs to Salvia hispanica cultivar TCC Black 2014 chromosome 3, UniMelb_Shisp_WGS_1.0, whole genome shotgun sequence and contains:
- the LOC125214255 gene encoding zinc finger CCCH domain-containing protein 17-like gives rise to the protein MATSAPQSQSQSQPPSAEEELLKRNTDCVYFLASPLTCKKGSECEYRHSDVARVNPRDCWYWLNGNCLNPKCAFRHPPLEGYLGTQGPTSTGPSAPVLQAVPGPSHVPTAFAKPAAPCVFFQKGHCLKGDWCPFLHAPSASNTKSMPVPATGSAVEPANISNPSSGVDKTLQQKVTPINVAKSLNDTTRTKPLAAVESTAPRYEYAVSRKAPQTSVSNVFSGYRTSTPVSNGHPISWSNRTQQSHLLDEPESMNNNDAEEVSREPSPGFDVLVDDDGRDSEYYPGEDRYGMSREHEPGSEYEIGRSADYSLIAAVDDENSRGRHGYDSLEHRKGQYAWEQHRTSERMSGGSYHERRPYGRQESHGQVDEHDLRHRLAKHKRPNGLRSVISHEHDRDVHVRDRTYRSSHRDEQHNTLRENSLGGRLRGRIRLPERSPSPNNRDMIRTTDRIASQSGRIRDRIKGRPEEASNDGAKNYRGPDSRRDFVGENNGDFAKPKSLAELKNQKNADSSRQHVTDQQALGKRKSEMNDWHQQSENDLSFEGPKPLQEILKRKRRETSGTAVGRNSSGIESVIGDKNQEEKEGATDGHITPIGNHKEVDKPISVHTMEAGEGKLASSSSDQQSVPSKPEAEDGELGDDGVGLESEPYEQRDKEFDYEQMGEEEYVMYDDGENGDAVEEYVDEEEEDDDEFAKKMGVMYS